In one Silene latifolia isolate original U9 population chromosome 10, ASM4854445v1, whole genome shotgun sequence genomic region, the following are encoded:
- the LOC141605493 gene encoding U2 small nuclear ribonucleoprotein A' — MVRLTADLIWKSPHFFNALKDRELDLRGNKIPVIENLGATEDQFDTIDLSDNEIVKLDNFPYLSRLGTLLLNNNRITRINPNVGEFLPKLHSLVLTNNRLVNLVEIDPLASLPKLTFLSLLDNNITKKPNYRLYVIHKLKSLRVLDFKKIKQKERVEAEKLFASKEAEDEAKKIAAQTPVEVPIAKEVSKEESAPKSVAPTPEQILAIKAAIVSSQTLEEVARLEKALKSGQLPADLKIPDDPNTNEGSNSDDKMVTDTQDDKMVTDGQNESNVTSEVEEPANNSDEHTAMEQA; from the exons ATGGTGAGACTCACTGCAGATTTAATTTGGAAAAGTCCTCACTTTTTCAATGCTCTCAAAGACAGAGAACTTGATCTTCGAG GCAATAAGATTCCAGTTATTGAGAACTTGGGTGCTACTGAG GATCAATTTGATACTATTGATTTGTCGGACAATGAGATTGTCAAACTCGACAACTTTCCTTATTTAAGTAGGCTCGGCACTTTGCTGCTTAATAACAACAGGATCACTCGGATTAACCCCAATGTCGGAG AATTCCTGCCGAAACTCCATTCACTTGTTCTCACCAATAACCGTTTGGTCAATTTAGTTGAAATTGATCCCCTCGCCTCTCTTCCAAAGCTTACTTTCCTCTCGTTGCTCGACAACAATATTACCAAGAAGCCTAATTATCGCTTGTATGTGATCCACAAGCTTAAATCGCTGCGAGTGCTGGACTTTAAGAAAATCAAACAAAAG gaacGAGTGGAAGCAGAAAAATTATTTGCATCTAAGGAAGCTGAAGATGAGGCGAAAAAGATAGCGGCTCAGACACCTGTGGAAGTACCTATAGCTAAAGAGGTTTCAAAAGAAGAATCTGCTCCAAAATCTGTTGCTCCTACACCTGAGCAAATCTTAGCTATCAAG GCTGCAATTGTGAGCTCTCAAACGCTTGAAGAAGTTGCTAGGCTTGAAAAG GCATTGAAGTCAGGCCAACTCCCTGCTGACTTGAAGATTCCTGATGACCCGAACACTAATGAAGGCAGTAATAGCGATGACAAGATGGTCACAGATACTCAGGATGACAAGATGGTCACAGATGGCCAAAATGAATCAAATGTGACGTCCGAGGTTGAAGAGCCTGCCAATAATAGTGATGAACACACTGCAATGGAGCAAGCCTAG